A region from the Bacillus sp. Marseille-P3661 genome encodes:
- a CDS encoding spore germination protein, translated as MMMFRNWEKAKQTNYKNSKSDQENPLLLSELDKNIKRYKELFGDDSDFSIRYLQGDNRTIAIMFIDSLVEKDTIDHYVIHPLNRQLTSEVFTFDNLILSITKLKELTKHKELVEHLLLGYTIILMDGQTRAYAAETTGGERRPVSESTVETVVRGPRESFNESMISSIGLIRKRLKTPKLKVYKKSIGKETKTSIAVLSIDGIAKDKIVKEVISRIDKLDIDGILESLYIEEMIEDPNGYTPFPTVFNSERPDRIAAGLLEGRIAIIVDGTPVVLLVPATIGLFLTSNEDYYQRYDFASFMKMLRGFTFILSFILPGLYVALLTYHQEMIPSPLLIAITGQREGVPFGIAIEIAIMEFTFEVLREAGLRLPKTVGAAVSIVGGLVLGQAAVEAGLVGQATVIAVSLTAICSFTTPSYNIAITARLIRFILLILSAVLGAFGLIFGLLLLFIHLNSLRSFSVPYLSPAVPFHKEDWKDLFIRVPWWDMNQRPDEITDDNQNRMPNPSEDHHFNGRNR; from the coding sequence ATGATGATGTTTAGGAATTGGGAAAAAGCTAAACAAACGAATTATAAAAACTCTAAAAGCGATCAAGAAAATCCATTACTCCTGTCTGAGCTTGATAAAAATATTAAAAGATATAAAGAATTATTTGGTGATGATTCTGATTTTTCCATTAGGTATCTGCAAGGTGATAATCGGACAATTGCAATTATGTTTATAGATAGCCTGGTGGAAAAAGATACAATCGACCACTATGTAATCCATCCCTTAAATCGTCAACTTACTAGTGAAGTATTTACTTTTGACAATCTTATTTTGTCTATAACTAAATTGAAGGAATTGACCAAACATAAAGAACTAGTTGAACATCTATTACTAGGCTATACAATTATTTTGATGGATGGACAAACAAGAGCTTATGCTGCAGAAACGACAGGTGGGGAAAGAAGACCTGTTTCAGAATCTACCGTAGAGACGGTTGTCCGCGGACCCCGTGAATCTTTTAATGAATCGATGATATCCAGTATTGGATTAATTAGAAAAAGGTTAAAAACACCTAAGTTAAAGGTATATAAGAAATCCATTGGTAAGGAAACTAAAACTTCCATAGCTGTCCTTTCAATAGATGGAATAGCCAAAGATAAAATTGTCAAAGAAGTTATTTCACGTATAGACAAGTTAGATATAGATGGCATCCTTGAATCACTTTATATAGAGGAGATGATTGAAGATCCTAACGGTTATACACCATTTCCAACGGTTTTTAACTCAGAAAGACCCGATCGAATCGCAGCTGGTTTATTGGAGGGTAGAATTGCCATAATCGTTGATGGAACTCCTGTTGTACTATTGGTTCCTGCAACAATTGGTCTTTTCTTAACATCTAACGAAGATTATTATCAACGTTATGATTTTGCAAGCTTTATGAAAATGTTGAGGGGATTTACTTTTATACTATCATTTATTTTACCAGGATTATATGTAGCTTTACTCACTTACCACCAAGAAATGATACCGTCTCCATTATTAATAGCGATCACTGGACAGCGAGAAGGGGTACCCTTTGGTATTGCAATAGAAATTGCAATAATGGAGTTTACCTTTGAAGTTTTAAGGGAAGCGGGGCTAAGATTGCCGAAAACCGTTGGTGCAGCGGTTTCGATTGTAGGTGGTTTAGTACTTGGCCAAGCGGCAGTTGAAGCGGGTCTGGTTGGTCAAGCAACCGTTATTGCAGTTTCGCTAACGGCTATATGTTCCTTCACAACACCTTCTTACAATATCGCAATCACTGCAAGATTAATAAGATTTATCTTATTAATTTTATCTGCTGTTTTAGGGGCATTTGGTCTGATTTTCGGATTACTCCTCTTATTCATTCATTTAAATTCTTTACGATCATTTAGCGTACCTTACTTATCACCTGCAGTTCCTTTTCATAAGGAAGATTGGAAAGATTTATTTATTAGAGTTCCTTGGTGGGATATGAATCAAAGACCAGATGAGATTACAGATGATAATCAAAATAGGATGCCAAACCCAAGCGAAGACCATCATTTTAACGGGAGAAATAGATAG
- a CDS encoding GerAB/ArcD/ProY family transporter: MEKIKITKIQALMLGISSITVTGHLLFIPVIIGHAGRDSWISLILAIIPAILTGFIVALLSQRYQGCTMVEYCQLILGKWLGKLVVITFLIYFLHEASLSIRGFGDFYTTAVTPRTPILVYLIAILILAGYAVRCGLEVIARTNQAILVFLIPIGILASILTHKDKDYRNFLPILEDGMGPAWNGTLSIISLFTSIFVLGMVFPFVNDTKQLKRYSIITMLLLIIMFIGPVTGVVAIYGEERAQGLYFPTFLLLRDIEIGALQRLDILGILLWSLGSFTKVSLFLYAIVLGIAQLFKMENYKILVVPIGALLAIVSIVNSEDLIGVFRFLKDYYPYYVTFVGFILPLVLLVISQFKKAKRKVRGAE; this comes from the coding sequence ATGGAAAAGATCAAAATTACTAAGATACAAGCCTTAATGCTAGGAATTTCAAGTATTACAGTAACTGGCCATCTTTTGTTTATTCCTGTAATAATTGGCCATGCTGGTCGAGATAGTTGGATTTCTTTAATACTTGCTATAATTCCGGCCATCCTAACTGGTTTTATTGTCGCTCTTTTATCACAACGTTATCAAGGTTGTACTATGGTTGAGTATTGTCAATTGATACTTGGAAAATGGTTGGGTAAATTGGTCGTAATCACTTTTTTGATATATTTTCTTCATGAAGCTAGTTTATCTATTAGAGGATTTGGAGATTTTTATACTACTGCGGTTACACCGCGAACACCTATTTTAGTTTATTTAATCGCTATACTAATACTTGCTGGATATGCGGTGCGCTGTGGTCTTGAAGTAATTGCGAGAACGAATCAGGCGATCCTTGTCTTTTTAATACCCATAGGGATTTTGGCCTCTATCCTTACACATAAGGATAAGGATTATCGTAATTTCCTGCCAATTCTAGAAGACGGAATGGGTCCTGCATGGAATGGCACTCTTTCAATTATTTCATTATTTACCTCGATTTTTGTTTTAGGTATGGTTTTTCCTTTTGTGAATGACACAAAACAACTAAAAAGGTACTCCATCATTACAATGTTACTCCTGATTATTATGTTTATTGGTCCAGTTACGGGCGTTGTTGCAATTTATGGGGAAGAAAGAGCACAGGGCCTTTACTTTCCTACCTTCCTACTATTAAGAGATATAGAAATAGGCGCATTACAAAGATTGGACATCTTAGGGATCCTTCTTTGGTCATTAGGATCTTTCACAAAAGTGTCTTTATTTCTGTATGCCATTGTTCTTGGTATAGCCCAGTTATTTAAGATGGAAAACTATAAAATTTTGGTCGTTCCTATTGGAGCACTGCTTGCCATCGTTTCTATAGTAAATAGTGAGGATTTGATAGGAGTTTTCCGCTTTTTAAAAGATTACTATCCTTATTATGTTACATTTGTTGGATTTATTTTACCTCTTGTCTTACTAGTTATAAGCCAGTTTAAAAAGGCAAAAAGAAAGGTTAGAGGGGCGGAATGA
- a CDS encoding C40 family peptidase — MKKIFSLVVMAITICFSTTIVNAESTADSLIKNSKKYIGTPYVFGAKSPSAGFDCSGFAQYVFEEKGIQLPRTTSQQFKAGKAINKKDLIKGDLVFFQTYRTGPSHLGIYIENNKFIHASTSKGITISSLNESYWNSRYIGARRVLTSQQIIDVEKIFNDVSSQYWAFDEIKDLKEDGIVSGDGNGFNPEDPITYEQVKTMITRSLGEKEFPSDIELEEKDSTDQLTREEVSAIINTAYELESNSNNENDVEFNDINESDKYYSDVQKAISSGYIGGYSDNTFRPHKLITRAEFAVILSRVKNI, encoded by the coding sequence ATGAAGAAGATATTTTCACTTGTCGTAATGGCTATTACAATTTGTTTTTCTACTACAATCGTTAACGCAGAAAGTACAGCTGACAGCCTCATTAAAAATTCAAAAAAATATATAGGCACACCTTATGTATTTGGTGCAAAGTCACCATCAGCTGGGTTTGATTGTTCAGGGTTTGCTCAATATGTGTTTGAGGAAAAAGGCATTCAATTGCCAAGAACTACAAGCCAGCAATTTAAGGCAGGTAAGGCAATAAATAAAAAAGATTTAATAAAAGGGGATTTGGTGTTTTTTCAAACATATAGAACTGGTCCATCTCATTTAGGGATTTACATAGAAAACAATAAGTTTATTCATGCATCAACTTCTAAGGGGATAACAATATCTTCACTGAATGAAAGTTATTGGAATTCACGGTACATAGGGGCCCGAAGAGTATTAACTTCACAACAGATCATAGATGTTGAGAAAATTTTTAATGACGTATCATCGCAATATTGGGCTTTTGATGAAATTAAGGACTTAAAAGAAGATGGAATTGTTAGCGGTGATGGGAATGGGTTTAATCCTGAAGACCCCATTACGTATGAACAAGTAAAGACAATGATCACTAGATCATTAGGTGAGAAAGAATTCCCAAGTGATATTGAGTTAGAAGAGAAAGATTCTACTGATCAATTAACTAGGGAAGAAGTATCGGCTATAATTAATACGGCATATGAATTGGAATCAAATTCAAATAATGAAAATGATGTTGAATTTAATGATATAAATGAATCAGATAAGTATTATAGTGATGTTCAAAAGGCAATCTCAAGTGGATATATTGGTGGCTATTCCGATAATACCTTTAGACCACATAAATTAATCACAAGAGCAGAGTTTGCGGTTATCTTATCAAGAGTAAAGAATATCTAA
- a CDS encoding sensor histidine kinase encodes MKRLGIVAKIGGTIAILILTIILPLGIVIDQVFSNFFYGKMYERIDDLSAKYARSIDDIYDPTFSSFFNAIAELTDTEILIISSDRKIISSSGFSEFTQGQALPESHPFMNDLRVDEPGQYKDRVTDNHYLYSGKQIKNDNVVHGVILVFTSLEDIYQSIALFRQSLMLSVTGAIIIALGFTYIVSNRLSRPLLEMEKATRNLAKGKLHTRVVSQSKDEIGLLADAINDLAVELYDYRENRKEFLASISHELRTPMTYIKGYAQVIRNQLYETEDEKERYLLTIEQESEKMSRLIEDLFELSKMELNKLDIQVEWIDVIEVMERAIWKTKQKVSEKNLKLKFNFEPNVALLHVDGFRLEQIFINLIENAIRYTNQGQIDINIWQSKKSVKITVQDTGKGIPEKDLPFIFDRFYRVEKSRSKEYGGTGLGLAIVKNLTSLMHGQIEVKSELSKGSCFTFTFPVKMEENN; translated from the coding sequence ATGAAACGTTTGGGAATTGTTGCGAAAATAGGCGGTACGATTGCAATACTAATTCTAACTATCATCCTGCCATTAGGGATCGTTATTGATCAGGTTTTTTCAAACTTCTTTTATGGAAAAATGTACGAACGTATTGATGACTTATCAGCAAAATATGCTAGGTCTATTGATGATATCTATGATCCTACCTTTTCTAGCTTTTTTAATGCAATTGCTGAGTTGACAGATACGGAAATTTTAATTATATCTTCCGATCGTAAAATCATTTCTAGCTCAGGTTTCTCCGAATTTACACAAGGACAAGCATTACCAGAAAGTCATCCATTTATGAATGATTTAAGAGTTGACGAACCAGGACAGTACAAGGACAGAGTCACAGATAATCATTATTTGTATTCAGGAAAACAAATAAAAAATGATAATGTAGTGCATGGTGTAATTCTTGTATTTACTTCGTTGGAAGATATTTATCAATCTATTGCTTTGTTTCGTCAGTCATTGATGTTATCTGTTACGGGTGCAATTATAATAGCATTGGGTTTCACTTACATCGTTTCAAATAGGTTATCGCGTCCGTTGCTTGAGATGGAGAAGGCAACAAGAAATCTCGCTAAAGGAAAGTTACATACGAGAGTAGTAAGTCAATCAAAGGATGAAATCGGTTTATTAGCGGACGCGATCAATGATTTAGCAGTAGAATTATATGATTATCGGGAAAACCGAAAGGAATTTTTAGCATCTATTTCACATGAACTTAGAACCCCTATGACTTATATAAAGGGGTATGCCCAAGTCATTCGAAATCAATTATATGAAACAGAGGATGAGAAAGAGCGATATTTACTAACCATTGAACAAGAATCGGAAAAAATGTCTCGGTTAATTGAAGATTTATTTGAATTATCAAAAATGGAATTAAATAAACTCGATATTCAAGTTGAATGGATAGATGTGATCGAGGTCATGGAACGTGCCATTTGGAAAACAAAACAAAAAGTAAGTGAGAAGAATCTTAAACTAAAGTTTAACTTTGAGCCGAATGTAGCACTTTTACATGTGGATGGATTTAGATTAGAGCAGATTTTTATAAATTTAATTGAAAATGCTATCCGCTACACGAATCAAGGACAAATTGATATTAATATTTGGCAGAGTAAGAAATCTGTAAAAATTACAGTGCAGGATACGGGAAAAGGAATACCAGAAAAAGATTTACCATTCATATTTGATAGATTTTATCGAGTAGAAAAATCACGTTCGAAGGAATATGGGGGAACAGGACTCGGCTTAGCAATTGTAAAAAATTTAACCTCGTTAATGCATGGACAGATTGAAGTGAAAAGTGAATTAAGCAAAGGAAGTTGTTTTACGTTTACTTTCCCTGTGAAAATGGAAGAAAACAATTAA
- a CDS encoding response regulator transcription factor, protein MEKPTILIVDDEWDMRNLLKIHLQRDFKVIEAKEGKEAIAIVDQTPIDIIILDIMMPDMSGWDVCEKIRKKRQLPIMMLTARTDIKDKVRGLEIGADDYLVKPFAPEELIARVNALLRRSYYKEEQYNDSTINIADEMSINTDLRKVSVHSKIIELTPKEFDLFALIAMNPKRIFNRETLLDKIWGIDDPKDARTVDTHIKNIRIKVREAGLSFNPIRTVWGVGYSFQSPDDLT, encoded by the coding sequence TTGGAAAAACCTACTATATTAATAGTTGACGATGAATGGGATATGAGAAATTTATTGAAGATTCATTTACAACGTGACTTTAAAGTGATTGAGGCTAAGGAAGGTAAAGAGGCGATCGCAATAGTCGATCAAACTCCTATTGACATAATTATCTTGGATATCATGATGCCTGACATGTCTGGCTGGGATGTTTGTGAAAAAATTAGAAAAAAAAGACAACTGCCTATTATGATGTTGACAGCTAGAACGGATATCAAGGATAAAGTTCGCGGCTTAGAAATAGGTGCAGATGATTACCTGGTAAAGCCATTTGCACCTGAAGAGCTTATAGCAAGAGTGAACGCTCTTCTAAGAAGATCCTATTATAAAGAGGAACAATATAATGATTCAACTATAAATATAGCTGATGAAATGAGCATCAATACCGATTTAAGAAAAGTTTCCGTTCATAGTAAAATTATTGAATTAACACCAAAAGAGTTTGATTTATTCGCATTAATAGCTATGAACCCAAAACGAATATTTAATCGTGAAACACTCTTAGATAAAATATGGGGAATTGATGATCCAAAAGATGCACGCACTGTTGATACCCACATTAAAAATATAAGAATTAAGGTTCGCGAAGCTGGTTTATCCTTTAATCCGATACGAACGGTATGGGGAGTTGGTTATTCATTTCAATCCCCTGATGATTTAACATGA
- the qoxD gene encoding cytochrome aa3 quinol oxidase subunit IV, producing MSELFPRKQVMGFICSLILTAVALAVYFFNMSFAVGLTVLLVTAFVQAGLQLVVFMHAGETEDKGAIFTNVYYGLIIALVTVFGTLLALVWDM from the coding sequence ATGAGCGAATTATTCCCGCGCAAACAAGTAATGGGATTTATATGTTCATTGATCCTTACTGCCGTTGCTCTTGCTGTATACTTCTTTAATATGTCGTTCGCGGTTGGCTTAACCGTGCTGCTTGTAACAGCATTCGTACAAGCAGGTCTTCAGCTTGTAGTGTTTATGCATGCTGGTGAAACCGAGGATAAGGGAGCCATCTTTACAAACGTTTATTACGGATTAATCATCGCTCTCGTTACGGTTTTCGGAACATTGCTAGCGTTAGTCTGGGATATGTAA
- the qoxC gene encoding cytochrome aa3 quinol oxidase subunit III — translation MKIDHSLPLEYSTDENRLKILGFWIFLGAEIMLFATLFASYFTLVNRTGNGPAGAEIFQITPVLVETILLLTSSFTIGLAIHAMRIAHVKAMLTFFSITLFLGLGFLGVEIFEFITYVHEGAALQTSAFTSILLTTLGTHGAHVTLGLFWGLFIILQVNKSGLTPQTTNKAFIFSLYWHFLDVVWIFIFSFIYLKGMM, via the coding sequence ATGAAAATTGATCACTCGCTGCCTCTTGAATATAGTACGGATGAAAATCGCTTAAAAATCTTAGGTTTCTGGATTTTTCTGGGTGCCGAAATAATGCTGTTTGCAACGCTATTTGCATCCTACTTCACATTAGTGAATCGCACAGGTAACGGCCCAGCTGGAGCAGAGATTTTTCAAATCACTCCGGTGCTAGTTGAAACGATCTTGCTTTTAACAAGTAGTTTTACGATTGGGCTTGCTATACATGCGATGCGTATAGCTCATGTAAAAGCAATGTTGACATTCTTTTCAATCACACTTTTTTTAGGTCTAGGATTTTTAGGAGTTGAGATCTTTGAATTCATTACGTATGTTCACGAAGGGGCAGCCTTACAAACAAGCGCATTTACATCCATCCTGTTAACAACATTAGGAACACACGGAGCACACGTAACACTTGGTTTATTTTGGGGATTATTTATTATCTTGCAAGTGAATAAAAGCGGCTTAACACCACAAACAACCAATAAGGCATTTATCTTCTCTCTGTATTGGCATTTTCTAGATGTAGTTTGGATTTTCATTTTCAGTTTCATCTATTTGAAAGGAATGATGTAG
- the qoxB gene encoding cytochrome aa3 quinol oxidase subunit I has protein sequence MDFFDRFAVPHPSAAIYVSMVAISLTVIVIIAGLTYFKKWGYLWREWLTTVDHKRIGIMYLISALLMLFRGGVDAIMMRAQLAVPENTLLDAQHYNEIFTTHGIVMILFMAMPFIMFFMNFVVPLQIGARDVAFPRLNALSFWLFFMGAMLFNISFVVGGSPDAGWTSYFPLAGNEFSESVGTNYYMIAIQIAGIGTLMTGINFITTILKMRAPGMTLMKMPMFTWSAFIASVIIVFAFPVLAVCLAMGTMDRQFGTNFFTLDNGGMDMLWANIFWVWGHPEVYILILPAFGLFSEIISTFARRNLYGYKSMVASMVIISLLSFLVWAHHFFTMGQGALTNSIFSITTMAISVPTGVKLFNWILTLRKGKIVFTTPMLYSMLFIPLFTLGGVTGVMLAMSAADYQYHNTMFLVAHFHNVIIPGVVFAMLAGLTYYWPKIFGFMLNEKIGKWTAWLLSIGFTLAFMPMYITGLDGQVRRMYTYSESTGFGPLNMVSFIGAMIMAIGFVLIVYNIYYSTRYASRDIGDDPWDARTLEWATHTPVPEYNFAVLPHVESNEAFWDAKKKGIVLFNGDYEKIHMPNNSGIPFIMSCIFFVWGFSFIFSLWIPVIVTTIGIFACMALRSFEQDHGHYITVQEIEETETKLRGA, from the coding sequence ATGGATTTCTTTGATCGATTTGCGGTACCTCATCCAAGTGCAGCGATTTATGTATCGATGGTGGCCATTAGCTTAACCGTAATTGTCATAATTGCTGGTTTAACATATTTTAAAAAATGGGGTTACCTATGGCGAGAATGGTTAACAACCGTAGACCACAAGCGTATCGGTATTATGTATTTAATTTCGGCATTGCTAATGCTATTCCGCGGTGGTGTCGATGCGATTATGATGCGCGCACAGCTTGCCGTACCAGAGAACACACTTTTAGATGCACAGCACTATAATGAAATTTTCACAACGCATGGGATTGTAATGATCCTATTTATGGCGATGCCATTTATTATGTTCTTTATGAACTTCGTAGTTCCATTGCAAATTGGGGCACGTGATGTAGCGTTCCCGCGTTTGAATGCACTTAGTTTCTGGTTATTCTTCATGGGAGCGATGTTATTCAATATCTCGTTCGTCGTTGGTGGTTCGCCAGATGCGGGCTGGACTTCTTATTTCCCACTTGCAGGTAATGAGTTTAGTGAATCTGTAGGGACCAATTATTATATGATCGCCATTCAGATTGCTGGAATTGGGACGTTAATGACGGGGATTAATTTTATTACAACTATTCTTAAAATGCGAGCACCTGGTATGACATTAATGAAAATGCCAATGTTCACATGGTCTGCTTTTATCGCAAGTGTAATTATTGTATTTGCATTCCCAGTATTAGCCGTATGCCTTGCAATGGGAACCATGGACCGCCAATTTGGAACAAACTTTTTTACATTGGATAATGGCGGGATGGATATGCTTTGGGCAAATATCTTCTGGGTGTGGGGCCATCCTGAAGTGTATATTTTAATTTTACCGGCATTTGGTTTATTTAGTGAAATTATTTCAACCTTTGCACGTCGTAATCTGTACGGCTATAAATCGATGGTTGCCTCGATGGTGATTATTTCACTTTTATCCTTTTTAGTATGGGCGCACCATTTCTTTACAATGGGGCAAGGGGCGTTAACAAACAGTATATTCTCGATTACAACAATGGCGATTTCAGTACCAACTGGAGTGAAGCTCTTTAACTGGATACTGACGCTTAGGAAAGGGAAGATTGTTTTTACGACGCCAATGCTATATTCGATGCTTTTTATTCCGCTTTTTACATTAGGCGGTGTGACCGGGGTCATGCTTGCGATGTCGGCGGCTGATTACCAATACCATAATACGATGTTTTTAGTCGCTCACTTTCATAACGTAATCATTCCGGGTGTAGTATTCGCTATGCTTGCAGGTCTTACTTACTATTGGCCGAAAATATTTGGTTTCATGTTGAATGAGAAGATAGGCAAATGGACGGCATGGCTGCTTTCCATTGGCTTTACCTTAGCGTTTATGCCGATGTATATTACAGGTTTAGATGGTCAAGTCCGCAGAATGTATACGTACTCTGAATCAACTGGATTTGGTCCACTAAATATGGTCTCGTTTATTGGAGCTATGATTATGGCGATCGGGTTTGTACTAATTGTATATAACATTTACTACAGCACTCGTTATGCTTCAAGAGATATTGGAGACGATCCTTGGGATGCACGAACGCTAGAGTGGGCAACCCATACCCCAGTACCGGAATATAACTTTGCAGTACTGCCACATGTTGAATCAAATGAAGCATTTTGGGATGCTAAGAAAAAAGGTATTGTTTTATTTAATGGTGATTATGAGAAAATTCATATGCCAAATAACAGCGGGATACCGTTTATCATGAGTTGTATTTTCTTCGTATGGGGATTCTCATTTATATTCAGTTTGTGGATTCCTGTCATTGTAACAACAATAGGGATTTTTGCATGTATGGCTCTCCGTTCATTTGAACAAGATCACGGCCATTACATCACAGTTCAAGAAATTGAAGAGACAGAAACAAAATTGCGAGGTGCCTAA
- the qoxA gene encoding cytochrome aa3 quinol oxidase subunit II produces the protein MKFKWGFLVFIFTIATVLTGCEPLMVLDPKGPQAERLSNDIMLSIGIMSFIVVVVFTLLVIMLVKYRASKQSEDYEPPHIEGNPWVEAICVGIPVLIVAYLSFVSVQSNFIVEATPKGYEDKEPLIVYASSSNWKWHFSYPDEDIETVNYLYVPTDRALEFRLYSFGPITSFWIPQLGGQKYAMGDMVTTLHLAADVPGEYMGRNANFSGKGFAENTFNVKAMPEDEFNDWVEEVKETAESLTEDKFNELLEPGHLGQLTYTGTHLDFSPAPHSHNHADSSDSDKDAKSGKSTISDIKLHRENSDHNNMKH, from the coding sequence ATGAAATTCAAATGGGGTTTCTTAGTATTTATTTTTACTATTGCCACAGTGCTAACAGGATGTGAACCATTGATGGTATTAGATCCTAAAGGGCCACAAGCTGAAAGACTATCCAATGACATTATGTTATCCATTGGGATTATGTCCTTTATTGTTGTTGTCGTTTTCACACTTTTAGTTATTATGCTCGTAAAATATCGAGCCTCTAAACAAAGTGAAGATTATGAGCCACCACACATTGAAGGAAATCCATGGGTTGAGGCGATTTGTGTGGGCATTCCTGTATTAATTGTTGCTTATCTTTCTTTCGTTTCTGTTCAAAGTAACTTTATTGTTGAGGCTACGCCAAAAGGATACGAGGATAAAGAACCATTAATCGTTTATGCTTCATCTTCTAACTGGAAGTGGCATTTTAGTTATCCAGATGAAGACATTGAAACTGTTAATTATTTGTATGTTCCAACAGACCGGGCGCTTGAATTTAGACTATATTCATTCGGTCCGATTACGAGTTTCTGGATTCCGCAGCTTGGTGGACAAAAATATGCAATGGGTGACATGGTGACCACATTACATTTAGCAGCGGATGTTCCAGGGGAATATATGGGACGAAATGCAAACTTCAGTGGGAAAGGATTCGCTGAAAATACATTTAATGTTAAAGCTATGCCTGAAGATGAATTTAATGATTGGGTAGAAGAGGTTAAGGAAACAGCTGAATCTCTAACCGAAGATAAATTCAATGAGTTATTAGAACCTGGTCATCTAGGACAGTTAACGTATACAGGGACTCACTTAGATTTCTCACCGGCTCCACATAGCCACAATCACGCTGACTCATCTGATTCAGACAAAGATGCTAAATCTGGGAAATCCACTATATCTGACATAAAGTTACACAGAGAAAATTCTGATCATAACAACATGAAACATTAA